aaaaaaaaattacactattagtaaataaataaacaaaggaagtagcaaaaaaatagagagaccaaactggataaaaaaaaaaaaaggaagcagcaaaaaaaaaaaattgaccaaataaTTTCTCTCaggtaaaaaaaaagaagcagcgaaaaaaaaacactattgataaataaataaacaaataaagtagcaccaaaaaaaaaagaaatgaagcaaaaaagaaaatacaacattggtaaataaataaagttataaaatattataaaaagtactacAAGTACTTGTGAGCTATAAGTACTTGTGAGTCCCATCATATTACTAATTATAACAAAGTCAAactaatatcatttcatttctaaaaaaaacacatatttcatctaatctcatatcatctcaatatatctcaaaagattttatcttatctcatctctaaaaataaatatatattttatctaatctcattttatctcatctcatcttatttcatctcaatatatcttaaaagattttattttacctcatcttatctcaaaatGAGTTGCTAATGATAACTTGGTATGAAGAAAATTGTTAGGGAAGCTGTTAATGGTCTTAAGCACATGGTAATCAGGAGCATTGGAAGACTACAACCTGTACAATTTAGTTGGTTTTTCCAAGTTTTTGGACGTCTTGGGTGCGAAATTTTAGCTGTCTTTTGTCACTCGCACCGACTCAAAACTACGTAATTGGGTGATCTATAGCTACTAAGTGCCAGTTAACAGTGATGAAGGTTGACGTTTATGGTCCTAAATATGCATTAGTCCTCTCTGTCTTGGATATCTTCGCacccacaaaaaagaaaaaggaaaccaaGTTTTGAAAACCTATACCTAAAGCATTGTTGCCAGGACATGGCCTGGCGGAGGATGACCCctggaatctctctctctctctctctctctctctctctctctctctgtggccaATAATGCAGAGGACAACCAAAAATTGGCCTTTTGGAGGGACTCAGAAATGCATGGATGAGGCTGGAGCCCGCAGCTGGATCTTATGTTAGGAAATCAGCATCTCTTATATACTGTAGGTCCCGGTAATCTTCTTATTAAAGCACTGCCAGCGCTTCAGTAGATCACAATCTGAACCTATCCCATTTATCTTAACATGTTTAATTTCTAAATAAGACATACTGTAGTTTGTTTAAAATAACAGTGATCAAATTCAGTTGGGAAGGTTTAAGGTTAAATTCACAGGAAAACAATAATGCTAGTGGAGGACTTtgcttttttcaaatattttttgccGGCTCTTAAATGTGGTTTAGGTTAAGCAGGAAAAACAGGTAAAGGCATgaaaaaaacactacaactgcatctaataatgataattaattaGACAGCTTGGAAAGATTAGGACCACCAAGTTAATTTCAGAAGAAATATACATTATTTCAACTTTCTGGaaacaaatacaaaagaaagaaaataaaacaaagaaggGGAAAATACAAATCAAAGCTCAAACAAAGATCAGCTAAATTGTTATTACCGGCTAggaaatcaaaaagaaaaaaaggaattcATCTCAAACGTTCAGTTGAAATTCCCTGTACTATCAACATCTCTGTATTCGTTTATGAAGAgagaaaataattcaaaaaaaaaaaataataaagaggaATTTACAGTTCATATCTGCTGGAAGACATCAAAATTTGCCCCCGTTAGATCTTCTGATAGCGACGTCAACGGATAGCTACTGAAATCTACCGAACTGCGAGCATGAAGCTGTCCTTGTTCATGTTGCCAGGAACTTGGCTTTGGTTCCTCGGATTTTATCCCGTTTACCTGAAACTGAAAAAAAGATTCTAACTTGTTGTTGGCATCCCATGAAAAGTCTGCATTTTCTACCATGTTGTTCATCTGGAAACCGGCGTAGCTACTCATGTTTGAGCTGTTGCTTGAACTTTCCTTCACCTCATTCAAGAAAAAGGAGCTCATTCTCGAAGCTGAATTATCAGAGAACTCTGTCCCGGACAAGTTTCCATGATCAGAACTGGTCAGACTTGGCATTGAAGCGAATCCATAGTTGCAATAATTCGTCTGGAAATGGCTTTGATCATTTGGGGTTTTGATAGTTGTCTGATTCTGAAGTAGGAAACTTGAATTATAGCCGTTTGATTCGACACTACCCGCTTGGAACTCAAAGCAGGCCATTGGATCAAGGGCAGGCTTGTACATGAGAAGCTCTCTTGAAGCATCTGTTACTTCACCATCATAGTAATTCATGTCTTCAACTAAAAATGTTGGACCCTGAGAAGCCAAGGCTGATATTGTTGGAAATCCTTGAGACTCTGGAATGTTCAAAGATGCCATTTCTGtacattttttttcatcttttggtTCAATTTCGCTTAGTAGCTTGTGGGTAGTTGGGTCAATTCCTTGCTTCATCAGCTTCTTCTTCAAACATGAATTCCAGAAGTTTTTAATCTCATTATCTGTTCTACCCGGTAACTGTGCAGCAATTTGAGCCCACCTAAGAttcagaaaaagaaaggaaaaagatcaGAACTCAAGCCCAATgaatattcatttccattttcaaatcaaagatcaaaattcCGATATATTGCCTTAATGAAATTATCATTACCTGTTGCCAAGAACTTCATGAAGGCTGATAATGAGATCCTCCTCCTTTTGTGAGAACATTCCTCTCTTCAAATCGGGTCTCAAGTAGTTTATCCATCTCAATCTGCAGCTCTTCCCACACCTTTGCAATCCTGCAAGAatcaaaaacatttaaaaatttgTGGATACCATGAAGCTTGAAATATACTAGTActctaaaaaagaaattacaaacaGTGATggagaactatatatatatataccagctAGTTTAGGAACCGAACTCCAGCAGCCAACACCAAACCTCGTTATATAATTGTACagtttctcatcttcttcaggAGACCATAAACCTTTCCTTAATTTCTGCTTTAAACAGCACGAATGACGTCCCATTCTGCAAAGGCTATTGTGAGGGACAATGGTATATTATGCAGCTGCAAGCGTATCACTTGGACATGGAATGTTTGAGAGGTGGACGAGAATATGTGTCTGTGTTGTAAGAGTGGGAAAACCAGGACTAATTTCTGATGATTTAAAGGGAACAGGAATAAATCATACTTAGAGTTCAagttatggagagagagagagagagagagagagagagagagagaggctgagGAAGGTGAAGCAATCAAGTGGGTTTTAAGCAAATCCGGTGCTGCTTTTGCATTGGATTGGATTGGTTTTTAAGATATCTCTATctctagaaaattaaaaaggtgATAATAAAACAAGAACAACTCCATAAACGTGTACTTATGAGTAAGAAAACagttatatgtttatttttaacattaattgataatataaactATTAAATTAAACAGTACTACAAGTCTCTTGTATTTGGaacttaacaaataaaaaatggcaCCTTTTGTTTTCCTGATCTCCTTGTCTTGGcaccattttcaaaaaaaaaaaaaagaagctctGTGATTCATGCATGGaacccatctttctttttaaaaattaatttactcCAAAGTGAACagacagagaaaaaaaaaaaaatcaaaagttttattttccaCAAGTTGCCTGCGGCGGCATATGATACAGGTATAGTGTGCTTCATGCCTTTCAAGCCTTCGCTTGGCAGCCACTGTACAAAATGCGACGCATTTTCCTGATCAAAAGCAATTACAGGGTCGACCGACACAGTGCGTCAATGAGCGTGTGGgctccatgcatgcatatatgttttGACTCTTTAATTCatatagagaaataatagttgCGTTTAACGCGTAATTTTcgcgtaattatttttaaaaaattaaataaatatagaatttattttttaaaaaaatttaataatatattttatttaattttaaataactatacagtatttatacattaatcattAAGATCAGAAAAGGAGAAGTATTGCCTGTGCCTTGAGGTTccattgaaaaatacaaaaaaatatttaatgggaAGAGAGAGGAAACTAGAGAGGATTTGAAAGCTTTTGTTTCCTGTCTTTGGTACTTTCCTTTTGGGATCGAGTACCATAAAATAATTAGTTGGTTCTATTTCTCAATGCCTCATTCCCACTTTAAAAGATTAGTTTCCCTAGAACATGTGGCTAAACGtgtttataaaatgattaaagataatcatatatatatatatatatatgttaacgtTAAACCTAGTACGAAGTGGCATTCTAAAAGAGATCATGATCTTATCATAgagttgaaaaatatatatacttttaagAACACGAGACTTTATTAAATAACTAATTATAACTTatgttaaataattttaatgattaTTATGTATTGCACGAGTCTATGATTTAAtgttattcatcatttttttatttattaatttataatgtgatattaaataattaaaaaaactatttattctGTTGACTTATCTACCAATAATTTAATGTCATATTAAGAGAGATTGAGACGatgataattaaaatgattataaataatatttttcttaaacacGATAAGAAATGAATAGATTATACCAAATATAAAGTTAATGCATGATCATGTATTGGGTTGATTTAGCTTTTCTCAAAGGAAGGGTTCGCTCTCCATATTAAtgcaaatataaataattagtaaatcTAACTCTTCCTatcaattgaaaattttaaaataattgatgaTTTCACGTGTTATTAAAGTAAAAGTCCTCATGAATTCGAATTCTGATTTTAcatttcacatatatatttaattaaatgactCCATAACAACTTTTGTAACATGATTTTGCGACAACATTTTAAATTGACGTGgaacatatatataagttggAATCGAGCAGATCATGAATGCTTGAAAACAGGGTGATAAGTTTGAAATGCTCTTAAATGTTGCTTAGACCTTAATAATTCCTATAATTTCCACCAAgtcatcatcaacataaacaataaGAAATTGTCCACACCTATCTCATCTACAACGCAAATCGAgctgcatgctagctagctactcTCAAGTACCATGTGAGCTCCAAACTTAATGTTTCATTGAATATAATGAAGGTTAGGTCGTTGCAAcgtcaaaatattattaagtactcacttttatattatatatgtagttCATGAATGTTCTTTGAAAACCTCAACATTCGATTTGTAGATTTGGgaccttttattaaaaaaaaaaaaaaaaaaaaaaaaaaaaaagagctgtCCATGGACATCCAAGCGTGTTAGACaagaccaaaaaaataaaaataaaaagttacatATCAGTTTTATTCAACATACATAGAGTTCTTATTTACAAGAGAagtaattttatgtaaaaatttttagacagaaaattatttattctaataaaaaaatagtgctcacaaatattatattatttagaaaAGTGATATAGACACAaatgaattatacaaaaataaatttacaaattacgtgattttatgtgatctgttatatctattttataataaaaataattttataatttaatatatcatataaaatatgtgactttgagaatttaattttatatatttgtaaagtAATTCTCTCTTatttaatatctaattagaTTAAATTCAATAGCTGGTAGATCactttttatcatgaaaaaatttaattataaacaattTTGTACATCAATACGTGTAtccatataatataattagtcaaaaaataaatattattaaaaataatattaatttaaattttaaatataaaaatattaatattaatactcatattaatatacaaattcatTTATAGATAACAAAACTTCTTTTTAATAACATTATACCAATGTGATACATATCGATTAAGGCCcatattgagatatttaaatatttatttatttatttttatctgacATGGATCATGGGGACCTATGATCAATCCTTAAaataaacttatttattttaatatatatatatatatattttaataacgAATAATGCAACGTAAGTGCTTGGTAGCCACGTGGGCTAACACATTCCCCCAATTGTAATCTGGGAGTAGTAAGTATGAATGTCTGGTTGAACCTCAGAGATGAATGAAGTGTCAATGATTGGAGGGTTTTGATGGACGTAACCAGAGAACTGAAGAACCGACAGTTACACGTAGGCTGTTATTAAATGCAAAATAGTCTTGGAAAATACGCGTCCAGCTTGACATGCCAAATCACACCCCCCCCAACCTCCACATACGTCCAATTCGTACAGTTCCTGGCCTACCATTTTTTGTctgactttttaattttataatctcaaTATCATTattctaacatatatatatatatatatatatattctgccACACCGCCAACcgattttctataattttttaatttttattaagatATGAGAATTTGGAGTTGGAGAGttaatcatttgaaaaaaactttttccaatattattaaattcaaaatatgtaaaAAGAGTTATATAGACTTGATAAATCCCAGTTTGATTACAAGAAAATTGAAGTCTTGACATGGAGCTTGTAAGTAGGTTTTTTAGGCATGAGTCCAATATCATGGGAGGTTTAGGTCAACCAAACAATCCATTAATCTAATCAAAGGGTTCCTAGACCTAAAACGGAGGTCGTTATATAACCTTGAACGCATGAAAAACCTATCATAATGCAAAAGAGGGAGGAGCATGCTATCATGATGGAAATTAATTCCTTATAATCTTGAACATATAGGTGAATGCAGATCACGGATAGCCCTTGATCCTCTAACGAATAGGAAAGGGAAAGCATGATGGCGTGCATCCACTGACTGGAAGGGGCAGAAGCTATGCCGTGTTAAATGGGCCACTCTAGAAAGACACGCAGCATTAAAGGTGACACCCCAAAGGCCACACCACATTAAAGAAGCCCGACTGAAGGAACTGCTGAGGAAATATATCCCCTGACATAGAGCATGAGCATCTAACCCTAGAGATCAGGTATAAAAGGCAATCTTCAGGAAATAGAAATTCTCTACATACTCACATTAAACTCTAAGACAATACTGAATTTGACATTGAAGACTCCCTATCCACCACCACGGCTTCCGTCTCGTGGTATTTGTTTATGTCTGCAAGTCCAAGATTAAAAATCCGAATTGCTAAGAGTCTTACTTAAAGGAGTGCAAAACATGATGTTAACATAGCTCATGCAAATAAATTCATCCTTAAGGTTATCCATAGAtggttataattaatatatatatatatttataacttattattagattattagttTTCCTTTAAAGTTAGGTAgccttttaatttgtttcctaaATTGTAACTTTTCCTTTGTTGTTTTCTCATCGAAGTTTGAAGCCAATGGATCTACATAAAAAGTTATTCAACtttgaagaaaataataattaagagtCTATAATGGTAGTACATGATCTTGTTAGTAATTTCCTATTTCCACAGCAAAATTTATGATGAGAGATTTGTCATcactaacattaaaaaaaaaacaaaaacaaaaaaagaaagattaatGCAGGGAGACAGCTAGAAAATCAATTAATATAttcaaatatcaaatatttctgaataatatttttttatgtagtaaatgaatttatttattcatagcCTGCGTGAACAACCCTTCTCGTGCATGCATCATTGGCTTTGATTTCACCCGGTTTGACGTCTGGCTTATGGTTGTTCGATGCCAAATCATCGATCAATACTTGAGTTGCACGGCTGAGATTGCTTATTTGAAGATATTCCAAATTATATATGGATCGATCAGCTTACTAAAGTTgtgttattaattttattatttgtaaaaatattacCATACGACAAACACTGTTGGGCCATGAAGATCTTGTATTGCACGTGAAAACTTACTTTGTCGGGGTGCGAAAGAAAACATCATATCGACCGTCGGCAATTAATATTGGCTTAATTGATTCAAatagaaattaatattaattcatgAGTAGTACTTGGCATTAATTTCTACATTACATTAATGTTATCTAATTCATTGTTTGATTTGAAAGAAAGCtgaaataaatcatatatatataatatgatttaaaaaaaaaattatatatagttggAGAGTAGAGATGTTCACGAGGAATTAGAGGATCAA
This Carya illinoinensis cultivar Pawnee chromosome 11, C.illinoinensisPawnee_v1, whole genome shotgun sequence DNA region includes the following protein-coding sequences:
- the LOC122280746 gene encoding transcription factor MYB86-like; the protein is MGRHSCCLKQKLRKGLWSPEEDEKLYNYITRFGVGCWSSVPKLAGLQRCGKSCRLRWINYLRPDLKRGMFSQKEEDLIISLHEVLGNRWAQIAAQLPGRTDNEIKNFWNSCLKKKLMKQGIDPTTHKLLSEIEPKDEKKCTEMASLNIPESQGFPTISALASQGPTFLVEDMNYYDGEVTDASRELLMYKPALDPMACFEFQAGSVESNGYNSSFLLQNQTTIKTPNDQSHFQTNYCNYGFASMPSLTSSDHGNLSGTEFSDNSASRMSSFFLNEVKESSSNSSNMSSYAGFQMNNMVENADFSWDANNKLESFFQFQVNGIKSEEPKPSSWQHEQGQLHARSSVDFSSYPLTSLSEDLTGANFDVFQQI